The Prochlorothrix hollandica PCC 9006 = CALU 1027 genome includes a region encoding these proteins:
- a CDS encoding nSTAND1 domain-containing NTPase, which translates to MAELSAENQARLEQLADTLDLMAGESALILAVCPGRATQEQLMARLPECCAAIAAQGPVLFSVPAEAEEIYGPLRAFLTASGGDWPSAVSIAGLTELDPAALERVLQDLNRSRERFRQALPLPVVLWVDDRLQRAMTRQINDFKTWTTAVIFGPEPELQQHWLREQGLRIQQGIEQADEFRPHGELLNPADAQELDYSLDQDLETLGHLWQLPTSLRGLVLFLQGRRAMERGQGDRALACFQQCGDYWPGTADDRGWGLVALHEAWVHRDLAWGAGGEARNHWERAHQAYGQGWERLRASSGPEVWAKWLHHGWQAQLALGQELEGALKAELAAADGIYGALEARQGLAPWWPYRVMMERVRARLAQSQPWEVQWAAVQAGVRLWQQGRELGGETWCLWLGERLRLGELGAAALVRGAQPAIVEERFLQETVDVVAALDADRLPQLGQRWGQTLVRLLQRLRQLLRARGEYGEAFRWKQQQRQWELQLGLRAFMGAGQFQVVGTGLAAEMLFAASGRGQQVDQLVERLRADAGKFLTVYGPSGVGKSTLVEAGLVPALEQAKFPMGRRGVPVLVRVYEDWQGEVLRLLRLARTTHPLAPSTEGGQETQPLAPSLEGGTHPLAPSQEGGLEGEIYGEMGGNAAANQVTILIFDQFEEFFAAAVTVAQREAFYGFVVECLRGTRVQFVKVVLSLREDYCQQLRGLDQFDPVRGLHTELFKEENAVFLGNFSKDQARTVIEMLAERANYGMEAGLVTALVDDLATEAGLVRPVQLQVVGAQLQGEGIRTVAQYEARIGGKVTSILSSTAPLVDGYIGEVVEDCGEQAAQDGAWGILLGLTNAQGLRPIRRREELEQSVACFGEYRGEGGARGADLDWVFEVLTRSGLVVQLEQGAADRFQLVHDYLVYPIRNKFPGYDLEQQLERREAQRRYDLEQEAQRQEAKRREEEAKRREEVLAEENAVLAGASRQAGQRLLVGTGMALAVVVGAVVYAGISLTNAQNRERDAEIQVTTAKTEADKTKATALTQAAQIQAEAQGQVAAATTEADQIKAKAETQVQKAQGEIQQAMGAKAEADRAVAAAQGELGRVQGESEQVRRQAADRLAGAVAQQRVAETQEQAATLALSTAKTTLGFAQEATRLERAGAAAQKQFEFQQTEALLGALRAGAGLKTLKTAAPDSLTDYPASPLLALQTSVDNIRETRLEGHQGSLTSVQFSPQGDRIVTGGYDGTARLWDLQGQELTKFEGHQGSVWSVQFSPQGDRIVTSGEDGTARLWDLQGQELTKFEGHQGSVGSVQFSPQGDRIVTSGGDGTARLWDLQGQELTKFEGHQGIVLSVQFSPQGDRIVTGGSDGRLRLWDLQGQELTKFEGHQGSLTSVQFSPQGDRIVTSGNDGTVRLWYLQGQELTKFEGHQAIVYSVQFSPQGDRIVTSGDDGTARLWDLQGRELMKFEGHQGIVWSVQFSPQGDRIVTSGDDGTARLWDLQGQELTKFEGHQGSLTSVQFSPQGDRIVTSGFDGTARLWDLQGQELMKFEGHQGSVRSVRFSPQGDRIVTSGEDKTTRLWDLQGNQIAHYEGQGILNDDWTQMALIQDPNPLLSSQSPDQIVTL; encoded by the coding sequence CGACCCAGGAACAACTGATGGCCCGGTTGCCAGAGTGTTGCGCGGCGATCGCGGCCCAGGGACCCGTGCTGTTTTCGGTCCCGGCGGAAGCAGAGGAGATCTATGGGCCGCTGCGGGCATTTCTGACAGCCTCAGGGGGGGACTGGCCCAGTGCGGTCTCGATCGCGGGCTTAACGGAACTGGATCCGGCGGCATTGGAGCGGGTGTTGCAGGATTTGAACCGATCGCGGGAACGCTTCCGCCAAGCCTTGCCCCTGCCCGTGGTGCTGTGGGTGGACGATCGCCTTCAACGGGCCATGACTCGCCAGATTAATGACTTCAAAACCTGGACAACGGCGGTGATCTTTGGGCCAGAGCCGGAACTGCAGCAGCACTGGCTGCGGGAGCAGGGGCTAAGGATCCAGCAGGGTATCGAGCAAGCCGACGAGTTTCGGCCCCATGGGGAGCTATTGAATCCGGCGGATGCCCAGGAACTGGATTACTCCTTGGATCAAGATCTAGAGACCCTGGGGCATCTGTGGCAGTTGCCGACGAGCCTGCGGGGTCTGGTGCTGTTTTTGCAGGGACGGCGGGCCATGGAGCGGGGACAGGGCGATCGGGCCTTGGCCTGTTTCCAGCAGTGTGGTGACTACTGGCCGGGGACGGCGGACGATCGAGGTTGGGGGTTGGTGGCGCTGCACGAGGCATGGGTTCACCGCGATCTGGCCTGGGGGGCGGGGGGGGAAGCCCGCAACCATTGGGAACGGGCGCACCAAGCCTATGGGCAGGGGTGGGAGCGGTTGCGGGCTAGCTCTGGGCCGGAGGTGTGGGCCAAGTGGTTGCACCATGGCTGGCAGGCTCAGTTGGCCCTGGGGCAGGAGTTGGAGGGGGCATTAAAGGCGGAACTGGCGGCGGCGGATGGGATCTATGGGGCATTGGAAGCGCGGCAGGGGCTGGCTCCGTGGTGGCCCTATCGGGTGATGATGGAGCGGGTGCGGGCGCGGTTGGCCCAGTCCCAGCCCTGGGAGGTGCAGTGGGCGGCGGTTCAGGCGGGGGTCAGGCTGTGGCAGCAGGGCCGGGAGTTGGGGGGGGAAACCTGGTGCCTGTGGTTGGGGGAGCGGTTGCGGTTGGGGGAGTTGGGGGCGGCGGCGCTGGTGAGGGGGGCACAACCGGCGATCGTGGAGGAGAGATTTTTGCAGGAGACGGTGGATGTGGTGGCGGCGCTGGACGCGGATCGGTTACCGCAGTTGGGGCAGCGGTGGGGCCAAACGTTGGTGCGGTTGCTGCAACGCTTGCGGCAGTTGTTGCGGGCACGGGGAGAGTATGGGGAGGCGTTTCGCTGGAAACAACAGCAGCGGCAGTGGGAGTTGCAGTTGGGGTTGCGGGCCTTTATGGGGGCGGGCCAGTTCCAGGTGGTGGGGACGGGACTGGCGGCGGAGATGTTGTTTGCTGCGTCGGGCCGGGGGCAGCAGGTGGATCAGTTGGTGGAGAGGCTACGGGCAGATGCGGGTAAGTTCCTGACGGTGTATGGGCCGTCGGGGGTGGGCAAGAGTACGTTGGTGGAGGCGGGGTTGGTGCCGGCGTTGGAGCAGGCTAAGTTTCCCATGGGACGGCGGGGGGTGCCGGTGTTGGTGCGGGTCTATGAGGATTGGCAGGGGGAGGTGTTGAGGCTGTTGCGCCTAGCCCGGACGACCCACCCCCTAGCCCCCTCTACGGAGGGGGGACAAGAGACTCAGCCCCTAGCCCCTTCCCTGGAGGGGGGAACCCACCCCCTAGCCCCTTCCCAGGAGGGGGGACTGGAGGGGGAGATTTATGGGGAGATGGGGGGGAATGCGGCGGCGAATCAGGTTACGATTCTGATTTTTGACCAGTTTGAGGAGTTTTTTGCGGCGGCGGTGACGGTGGCGCAGCGGGAGGCGTTTTATGGGTTTGTGGTGGAGTGTTTGCGGGGGACGAGGGTGCAGTTTGTCAAGGTGGTGCTGTCGTTGCGGGAGGACTACTGTCAGCAGTTGCGGGGGTTGGATCAGTTTGACCCGGTTCGGGGGTTGCATACGGAGTTATTTAAGGAAGAAAATGCGGTTTTTTTGGGGAATTTCAGCAAAGATCAGGCGCGGACGGTGATTGAGATGTTGGCGGAGCGGGCCAACTATGGGATGGAGGCGGGGTTGGTGACGGCGTTGGTGGATGATCTGGCGACGGAGGCGGGGTTGGTGCGTCCGGTGCAGTTGCAGGTGGTGGGGGCACAGTTGCAGGGGGAAGGGATCCGGACGGTGGCGCAGTATGAGGCGCGCATTGGGGGCAAGGTGACTAGTATTCTCAGCAGTACGGCTCCTTTGGTGGATGGGTACATTGGGGAGGTGGTGGAGGACTGTGGGGAGCAGGCGGCCCAGGATGGGGCTTGGGGGATTTTGTTGGGGCTGACCAATGCCCAGGGGTTGCGACCGATCCGCAGGCGGGAAGAACTGGAGCAGTCGGTGGCGTGTTTTGGGGAGTATCGAGGCGAGGGGGGCGCTAGGGGGGCAGATTTAGACTGGGTGTTCGAGGTTTTGACCCGATCGGGGTTGGTGGTGCAGTTGGAACAGGGAGCAGCGGATCGGTTTCAGTTGGTGCATGATTATTTGGTCTATCCGATCCGGAACAAGTTTCCAGGTTATGACTTGGAGCAACAGTTGGAGCGACGGGAGGCACAACGGCGTTATGACTTGGAGCAGGAGGCGCAGCGACAGGAAGCAAAACGGCGGGAAGAGGAAGCAAAACGACGGGAAGAGGTCTTAGCCGAAGAGAATGCGGTGTTGGCGGGGGCCAGCCGTCAGGCGGGGCAGCGGTTGTTGGTGGGAACGGGGATGGCCCTGGCGGTGGTGGTGGGGGCGGTGGTGTATGCAGGGATTAGCTTGACCAATGCCCAGAACCGGGAGCGCGATGCCGAGATCCAAGTGACGACGGCCAAAACAGAGGCGGACAAGACGAAAGCTACAGCCCTGACCCAAGCGGCCCAGATTCAGGCTGAGGCTCAGGGGCAAGTGGCAGCGGCCACGACGGAGGCCGATCAAATTAAAGCTAAGGCTGAAACCCAGGTGCAAAAGGCCCAGGGGGAGATCCAGCAGGCGATGGGGGCTAAGGCGGAGGCCGATCGGGCGGTGGCGGCGGCCCAGGGGGAGTTGGGGCGGGTGCAGGGGGAGTCGGAGCAGGTGCGGCGGCAGGCAGCGGACCGGTTGGCGGGGGCAGTGGCGCAGCAGCGGGTGGCAGAGACCCAGGAGCAAGCCGCGACCCTTGCCTTAAGCACAGCCAAAACCACCCTGGGGTTTGCCCAGGAAGCCACGCGCCTGGAGCGGGCTGGAGCAGCAGCCCAAAAGCAATTTGAGTTCCAGCAAACAGAAGCCCTGCTGGGGGCACTGCGGGCGGGAGCGGGCCTGAAGACCCTGAAAACAGCCGCCCCAGACAGCCTGACGGACTATCCGGCCAGCCCTCTCTTAGCCCTGCAAACCAGTGTCGATAACATCCGAGAAACCCGCCTGGAGGGCCATCAGGGGAGTCTCACGTCGGTGCAATTTAGTCCCCAGGGCGATCGCATCGTGACCGGTGGCTATGACGGAACGGCACGGTTGTGGGACTTGCAGGGGCAGGAACTGACCAAATTTGAGGGCCATCAGGGGAGTGTCTGGTCGGTGCAATTTAGTCCCCAGGGCGATCGCATCGTGACCAGTGGCGAGGACGGAACGGCGCGATTGTGGGACTTGCAGGGGCAGGAACTGACGAAATTTGAGGGCCATCAGGGGAGTGTCGGGTCGGTGCAATTTAGTCCCCAGGGCGATCGCATCGTGACCAGTGGCGGTGACGGAACAGCGCGGTTGTGGGACTTGCAGGGGCAGGAACTGACGAAATTTGAGGGCCATCAGGGGATTGTCTTGTCGGTGCAATTTAGTCCCCAGGGCGATCGCATCGTGACCGGTGGCTCGGACGGAAGGTTGCGGTTGTGGGACTTGCAGGGGCAGGAACTGACGAAATTTGAGGGCCATCAGGGGAGTCTCACGTCGGTGCAATTTAGTCCCCAGGGCGATCGCATCGTGACCAGTGGCAATGACGGAACGGTGCGGTTGTGGTACTTGCAGGGCCAGGAACTGACGAAATTTGAGGGCCATCAGGCGATTGTCTATTCTGTGCAATTTAGTCCCCAGGGCGATCGCATCGTGACCAGTGGCGATGACGGAACGGCGCGGTTGTGGGACTTGCAGGGGCGGGAACTGATGAAATTTGAGGGCCATCAGGGGATTGTCTGGTCGGTGCAATTTAGTCCCCAGGGCGATCGCATCGTGACCAGTGGCGATGACGGAACGGCGCGGTTGTGGGACTTGCAGGGGCAGGAACTGACGAAATTTGAGGGCCATCAGGGGAGTCTCACGTCGGTGCAATTTAGTCCCCAGGGCGATCGCATCGTGACCAGTGGCTTTGACGGAACGGCGCGGTTGTGGGACTTGCAGGGGCAGGAACTGATGAAATTTGAGGGCCATCAGGGGAGTGTCAGGTCGGTGCGATTTAGTCCCCAGGGCGATCGCATCGTGACCAGTGGCGAGGACAAAACCACCCGTCTTTGGGATCTCCAGGGTAACCAAATTGCCCACTATGAAGGTCAGGGCATACTCAACGACGACTGGACCCAGATGGCCCTGATCCAAGACCCCAACCCCCTCCTGTCCTCCCAGTCCCCCGACCAAATCGTCACCCTCTG